The following coding sequences lie in one Flexivirga oryzae genomic window:
- the selB gene encoding selenocysteine-specific translation elongation factor: MYVVATAGHVDHGKSTLVRAITGIEPDRWDEEKRRGLTIDLGFAWTTTPSGNEVSFVDVPGHERFLGNMLAGIGPAPVVCFVVAADEGWRQQSDDHRDAVRALGIEHGVVVISRIDLAPDRVPEVVTQIRRELSDTGLRDAPIVPVSAVTGEGLDQLLATLDRVLVTVPKPPADSRIRFWIDRAFTIKGAGTVVTGTLSAGTVRPDDRLVLAGSHGAQEVTVRGVQEHGAVVPSAGPANRVALNLRSPGADQIHRGDVLLTRGDWQLADVVDVRRTSGVPCHDAAGEVIVHIGTAAVRAHLRPFDEDTARLTLVRALPLTIGDRMILRNNGSQRIAGGVQVLDVDPPALRRRGDGRRRAAALAADDPAGPIRAEVARRGAMRVADLRRLGVIVPDHPVDGLRTDADWWIDERRLHEWAAGLRAAVEDDRARNPLSSGLSHKAAADAIALPDVVLLGVVVREAELAVHGPSVTTSQASEDLGPAEAAVSEVERRLQEAPFAAPEADELTELGLGRRELAAAERTGRLLRLADGVVLLPTAPAQAMRELVKLPRVFTTSEARGALRTTRRVAIPLLEHLDARGWTRRIDAGHRTVVRAGVDG; encoded by the coding sequence ATGTATGTCGTCGCGACCGCCGGGCACGTCGACCACGGCAAGAGCACCCTGGTGCGCGCGATCACGGGGATCGAGCCCGACCGGTGGGACGAGGAGAAGCGGCGCGGCCTGACGATCGATCTCGGATTCGCCTGGACCACCACGCCGTCCGGCAACGAGGTCTCCTTCGTCGATGTCCCGGGTCACGAACGCTTCCTCGGGAACATGCTCGCCGGCATCGGCCCCGCACCCGTCGTCTGTTTCGTGGTCGCGGCCGACGAGGGTTGGCGGCAGCAGTCCGACGACCATCGCGACGCCGTCCGGGCGTTGGGGATCGAGCACGGTGTGGTCGTCATCAGCCGGATCGATCTCGCGCCGGATCGGGTCCCGGAGGTCGTGACCCAGATCCGCCGGGAGTTGTCGGATACCGGGTTGCGTGACGCGCCGATCGTGCCTGTGTCCGCGGTCACCGGCGAGGGGCTGGATCAGCTGCTCGCGACGCTGGACCGTGTTCTTGTCACCGTCCCGAAACCGCCTGCTGACAGCCGCATTCGGTTCTGGATCGATCGTGCGTTCACGATCAAGGGTGCCGGCACGGTCGTGACCGGCACCCTGTCCGCCGGCACCGTCCGCCCCGACGACCGGTTGGTGCTCGCCGGCTCGCACGGAGCGCAAGAGGTGACCGTCCGGGGAGTGCAGGAGCACGGGGCAGTGGTCCCGAGCGCCGGTCCGGCGAATCGGGTCGCGCTCAACCTACGGTCACCCGGCGCCGACCAGATCCACCGTGGCGATGTGTTGCTCACCCGGGGCGACTGGCAACTGGCCGACGTCGTCGACGTGCGGCGAACCAGCGGGGTCCCGTGCCACGACGCAGCCGGTGAGGTGATCGTGCACATCGGGACCGCGGCGGTGCGTGCACACTTGCGGCCGTTCGACGAGGACACGGCTCGACTCACCCTGGTGCGGGCGCTCCCACTCACCATCGGTGACCGGATGATCCTGCGGAACAACGGATCTCAGCGCATCGCGGGTGGTGTGCAGGTGCTCGACGTCGACCCGCCCGCGCTGCGGCGACGCGGTGACGGGCGCCGGCGGGCGGCCGCCCTGGCGGCCGATGATCCCGCCGGACCCATCCGGGCCGAGGTCGCTCGCCGTGGGGCCATGCGGGTGGCCGACCTGCGGCGACTGGGAGTCATCGTCCCGGACCACCCGGTCGACGGTCTGCGCACGGACGCCGACTGGTGGATCGACGAGCGTCGCCTGCACGAGTGGGCGGCGGGCCTCCGCGCCGCAGTCGAGGACGACCGGGCGCGGAACCCGTTGTCATCCGGGCTGTCCCACAAGGCGGCGGCCGATGCCATCGCGCTCCCGGACGTCGTGCTGCTCGGCGTCGTCGTTCGAGAGGCGGAGCTCGCGGTGCACGGCCCGTCGGTGACGACGTCGCAGGCGTCGGAGGATCTCGGGCCGGCCGAGGCCGCCGTGTCCGAGGTCGAACGCCGGCTGCAGGAGGCCCCGTTCGCGGCCCCCGAAGCCGACGAACTCACCGAGCTCGGCCTCGGGCGCCGAGAGCTGGCCGCCGCCGAACGCACGGGCCGGCTGCTCCGGCTGGCCGATGGTGTCGTGCTGCTGCCCACCGCGCCCGCGCAGGCCATGCGCGAACTGGTCAAACTGCCACGGGTGTTCACCACCAGCGAGGCGAGAGGTGCGCTTCGCACGACGCGCCGGGTCGCCATACCTCTCCTGGAGCACCTGGACGCGCGCGGCTGGACCAGACGCATCGACGCCGGACATCGCACCGTGGTGCGAGCCGGCGTCGACGGGTGA
- a CDS encoding MFS transporter produces the protein MTTTTSETPPARTKVRPQLIIAVLCFGALSAALMQTLVLPIQIELPQLLHASASDTSWIVTATLLGGGVAMPVSGRLGDIVGKQRVLVGSSVILVAGSVLCALSTSVWPMIGGRFLQGIAMGFIPVAISMVREVVPPQMASTAIATLSATMGVGGAIGLPLAAWLAQDYNWHTLFWVSAALAVVMVATSALFVPNVADGHPASIDVVGAISLAIGLIATLVGISKGNDWGWASANTLLCVVGGVVVLLLFGVYELRQDDPLVDLRTTARRPVLLTNLAALLIGFGMMAQSIVVPQLLEMPKATGYGLGQSILEAGLWMAPGGLMMMFLAPVSSKLMTTVGARITLVIGAGVLGLGYLVALFMMSAPWQLLVASCISMAGVGIGYAAMPTLILENVPPSESGSGVGINTVMRSVGTTIAGAVMASLLTSRTITLAPGTAAIPSQDAFRLCFLVGAVAALAGGAIALTISGRRRKQPIAVVEDLALSET, from the coding sequence ATGACGACCACGACATCCGAAACACCGCCGGCACGGACGAAGGTCAGGCCGCAGCTGATCATCGCCGTCCTCTGCTTCGGCGCACTGTCCGCAGCCTTGATGCAGACCCTGGTGCTACCGATCCAGATCGAACTCCCCCAGCTCCTGCACGCCTCGGCGAGCGACACCTCCTGGATCGTCACCGCCACGCTACTCGGCGGCGGTGTCGCGATGCCGGTCTCGGGACGCCTCGGCGACATCGTCGGCAAGCAACGAGTGCTGGTCGGCTCCTCGGTCATCCTGGTCGCCGGGTCGGTGCTGTGCGCCCTGTCCACCAGCGTGTGGCCGATGATCGGCGGACGCTTCCTGCAGGGCATCGCCATGGGATTCATCCCCGTCGCCATCAGCATGGTTCGCGAGGTGGTGCCGCCGCAGATGGCCTCCACCGCGATCGCCACCCTCAGCGCGACCATGGGGGTCGGCGGTGCCATCGGCCTGCCGCTCGCGGCCTGGCTCGCGCAGGACTACAACTGGCACACGCTCTTCTGGGTGTCCGCCGCACTCGCCGTGGTCATGGTCGCGACCAGCGCACTGTTCGTCCCGAACGTCGCCGACGGGCACCCGGCGTCCATCGACGTGGTCGGGGCGATCAGCCTGGCGATCGGACTGATCGCGACCCTCGTCGGCATCTCCAAGGGCAACGACTGGGGCTGGGCCTCCGCGAACACGCTCCTGTGCGTCGTCGGCGGCGTCGTGGTCCTGCTGCTGTTCGGTGTCTACGAGCTGCGCCAGGACGACCCGCTCGTCGATCTGCGCACCACCGCACGACGACCGGTCCTGCTGACCAACCTGGCCGCGCTGCTCATCGGATTCGGGATGATGGCCCAGTCGATCGTCGTCCCGCAGCTGCTCGAGATGCCGAAGGCGACCGGCTACGGCCTCGGCCAGAGCATCCTCGAGGCCGGCCTGTGGATGGCCCCGGGCGGACTGATGATGATGTTCCTCGCACCGGTCTCGAGCAAGCTGATGACCACGGTCGGCGCCCGCATCACCCTGGTGATCGGCGCCGGCGTCCTCGGCCTCGGCTACCTGGTGGCGCTGTTCATGATGAGCGCACCGTGGCAGCTGCTGGTCGCCAGCTGCATCAGCATGGCCGGCGTCGGCATCGGGTATGCCGCCATGCCGACCCTCATCCTGGAGAACGTCCCGCCGTCCGAGTCCGGCTCCGGCGTCGGCATCAACACGGTGATGCGGTCGGTCGGCACGACGATCGCGGGCGCGGTCATGGCCAGCCTGCTGACCAGCCGGACCATCACGCTGGCGCCGGGCACCGCAGCGATCCCCTCCCAGGACGCATTCCGGCTGTGCTTCCTGGTGGGCGCCGTCGCGGCACTCGCCGGCGGTGCGATCGCCCTGACCATCTCCGGACGACGCCGCAAGCAGCCGATCGCGGTGGTGGAGGACCTCGCACTCAGCGAGACCTGA
- the selA gene encoding L-seryl-tRNA(Sec) selenium transferase, translated as MSSQDPRSRIPRTDTLLASPAALEATERLGAATVRRLVTAAQDRARRGEIEPEQVAAVLAGSLQRSPTRLHPVLNATGVVIHTNLGRAPLSRAAIDAICTAAEYVDVELDLTTGTRSKRGVAARAALLARCPAAEEALVVNNGAAALVLATTTLAQGREIIVSRGELIEIGAGFRLPDLIASTGARLREVGTTNRTHLVDYADATGPETGCILKVHPSNFRLGGFTAAASVSELRALAAEHDVPLVVDLGSGLLAPDPMIPDEPDASTTISDGADVITASGDKLLGGPQAGIVLGRKEIVDRMAKHPLARAVRADKLALAALEATLSGPDTPTSVALHADPVRLRERAEKLAATVGGEVVPHDGRVGGGGAPGVPLPGWAVALPESAAAALRLGDPAVLPRSHGGRCLVDLRCVPESEDERLAAAVRAALGG; from the coding sequence ATGTCGTCGCAGGACCCGCGCAGCCGCATCCCACGCACGGACACGCTGCTCGCGTCACCGGCGGCGCTCGAGGCGACGGAGCGGCTCGGCGCGGCCACGGTGCGGCGTCTCGTGACGGCGGCACAGGACCGGGCACGCAGGGGGGAGATCGAGCCGGAGCAGGTAGCTGCAGTGCTCGCCGGGTCGCTGCAGCGCAGCCCGACCCGACTGCACCCGGTGCTCAACGCGACCGGGGTCGTCATACACACCAACCTGGGGCGGGCACCGCTGTCGCGAGCCGCGATCGACGCGATCTGCACCGCCGCGGAGTATGTCGATGTCGAACTGGACCTCACCACGGGCACCCGGTCGAAGCGCGGGGTCGCCGCACGTGCCGCGCTGCTCGCCCGGTGCCCGGCCGCCGAAGAGGCGCTGGTCGTCAACAACGGTGCTGCTGCGCTCGTGCTTGCGACGACGACCCTTGCACAAGGTCGTGAAATCATTGTCAGCAGAGGCGAACTCATCGAGATCGGCGCCGGCTTCCGGCTGCCCGACCTGATCGCGTCGACCGGAGCGCGGCTGCGGGAGGTCGGCACCACCAACCGCACGCACCTGGTCGACTACGCAGACGCGACAGGCCCGGAGACCGGTTGCATCCTGAAGGTGCACCCGAGCAACTTCCGGCTCGGCGGCTTCACCGCTGCGGCTTCCGTCAGCGAGCTGCGTGCGCTCGCGGCAGAGCACGACGTGCCCCTTGTCGTCGATCTCGGCAGCGGGTTGCTCGCACCGGACCCGATGATCCCCGACGAACCGGACGCGTCCACGACGATCAGCGATGGCGCCGATGTCATCACCGCGAGCGGTGACAAGCTGCTCGGCGGCCCACAGGCCGGAATCGTTCTGGGCCGCAAGGAAATTGTGGATCGTATGGCGAAACACCCCCTCGCCCGCGCAGTCCGCGCCGACAAGCTTGCGCTGGCAGCGCTCGAGGCGACGCTGTCCGGGCCCGACACCCCGACGAGCGTTGCGCTGCACGCCGACCCGGTGCGGCTCCGGGAACGTGCCGAGAAGCTCGCCGCCACGGTCGGGGGAGAGGTCGTCCCGCACGACGGGCGGGTCGGCGGCGGTGGTGCACCGGGTGTTCCGTTGCCCGGCTGGGCCGTCGCGCTGCCCGAAAGTGCAGCAGCCGCACTGCGACTCGGGGATCCAGCGGTGCTGCCGCGCAGCCACGGCGGGCGTTGCCTGGTGGACCTGCGGTGTGTCCCCGAGTCCGAGGACGAGCGGCTGGCCGCCGCGGTGCGGGCCGCTCTGGGCGGCTGA
- the icmF gene encoding fused isobutyryl-CoA mutase/GTPase IcmF, whose protein sequence is MSEAPALHVPENPVRIVSASSLFDGHDASINIMRRIMQSQGAEVIHLGHNRSVQEVVDAAIEEDAQGIAVSSYQGGHVEYFEYLVQLLRDAGADHIRVVGGGGGVIVPEEIARLRNSGVTIFSPEDGQRLGLVGMINQVIKDCDFNVYDVSRPDAHAVISGDRAAVARTISGAEQGAIASDLLGQLRTAADERHTPVLGITGTGGSGKSSLTDELVRRFRMDQQDKLRIACVAIDPTRRRGGGALLGDRIRMNSLDGERIFFRSLATRGGREVPEELAEVLTVLRAAAYDLIIVETPGIGQGDAAIIDFADVNLYVMTPEFGAQSQLEKIDMLDFADVVAINKFERRGAMDALRDVGRQMVRNREAFGKKPEDMPVFGTSAATFNDDGVTALYQELRSELGGKGLELAEGTLEPVSVRHSSVLRQVVPPQRVRYLSEITETVRGYHADTVSYVDAVRRIQHLTTARDALGDKAPAELSELIDDAGQHLPASIGRVLSDWPKVVASYSGDEQVVKIRDKEIHTALTKESLSGNKIRRVALPRYQDHGELLSFLRRENLPGYFPFTAGVFPFKRDNEDPARMFAGEGDPFRTNRRFKLLSEGQPATRLSTAFDSVTLYGRDPDLRPDIYGKVGTSGVSVATLDDMKALYDGFDLTSPSTSVSMTINGPAPTILAFFLNTVIDQELAKFAEEQGREPNADEAQEVRARALATVRGTVQADILKEDQGQNTCLFSTEFSLRMMADIQEWFIANAVRNFYSVSISGYHIAEAGANPISQLAFTLANGFTYVEAYLARGMDIDDFAPNLSFFFSNGMDPEYSVIGRVARRIWSVAMRDKYGAGERSQKLKYHVQTSGRSLHAQEMQFNDIRTTLQALIAIYDNANSLHTNAFDEAVTTPSADSVRRALAIQLIINREWGLAVNENPLQGSFIIDELTDLVEEAVLTEFDRISERGGVLGAMETGYQRGRIQDESMLYEHRKHDGSLPIVGVNTFRNPHEGEEAKTVELARASETEKESQLSRVHAFQQEHSQEAQEALARLRDAATKGENVFAVLMDAARVCSLGQITDAFFEVGGQYRRNV, encoded by the coding sequence ATGTCCGAGGCACCCGCGCTGCACGTCCCCGAGAACCCCGTGCGCATCGTCAGCGCTTCCAGTCTGTTCGACGGCCACGACGCGTCGATCAACATCATGCGGCGCATCATGCAGAGCCAGGGTGCGGAGGTGATCCACCTCGGCCACAACCGCAGCGTGCAGGAGGTCGTCGACGCGGCGATCGAGGAGGACGCCCAGGGCATCGCGGTCAGCTCCTACCAGGGCGGGCACGTTGAATACTTCGAATACCTCGTGCAGCTGCTGCGGGACGCCGGTGCGGACCACATCCGCGTGGTCGGCGGTGGTGGCGGCGTCATCGTGCCGGAGGAGATCGCCCGGCTGCGCAACTCCGGGGTGACCATCTTCAGCCCCGAGGACGGGCAGCGGCTCGGCTTGGTCGGGATGATCAACCAGGTCATCAAGGACTGCGACTTCAATGTGTATGACGTCTCGCGGCCCGACGCGCACGCCGTGATCTCGGGTGATCGCGCGGCGGTCGCGCGCACGATCAGCGGCGCCGAGCAGGGAGCCATCGCCTCGGATCTGCTGGGGCAGCTGCGCACGGCGGCCGACGAGCGGCACACCCCGGTGCTCGGCATCACCGGCACCGGCGGTTCGGGCAAGTCCAGCCTCACCGACGAGTTGGTCCGGCGCTTCCGGATGGACCAGCAGGACAAGTTACGCATCGCGTGCGTGGCGATCGACCCGACGCGGCGGCGCGGCGGCGGTGCCCTGCTCGGTGACCGCATCCGGATGAATTCCCTTGACGGCGAACGCATCTTCTTCCGGTCGTTGGCCACTCGTGGTGGACGCGAAGTCCCCGAGGAACTGGCCGAGGTGCTCACCGTCCTGCGTGCCGCGGCCTACGACCTGATCATCGTGGAGACCCCCGGCATCGGCCAGGGCGACGCGGCGATCATCGACTTCGCGGACGTCAACCTCTATGTGATGACGCCCGAGTTCGGCGCGCAGAGCCAGCTGGAGAAGATCGACATGCTCGACTTCGCCGACGTGGTGGCGATCAACAAGTTCGAGCGGCGCGGCGCGATGGACGCGCTGCGCGACGTCGGCCGGCAGATGGTGCGCAACCGTGAGGCGTTCGGCAAGAAGCCCGAGGACATGCCGGTCTTCGGCACGTCCGCCGCGACCTTCAACGACGACGGGGTGACCGCGCTCTACCAGGAGCTGCGCTCCGAGCTGGGTGGCAAGGGACTGGAGCTGGCCGAGGGCACGCTGGAGCCGGTCAGCGTGCGTCACTCGTCGGTGCTGCGGCAGGTCGTGCCACCCCAGCGGGTGCGCTACCTGTCCGAGATCACCGAGACGGTGCGCGGCTACCACGCCGACACCGTGTCGTATGTCGACGCGGTGCGTCGCATCCAGCACCTCACGACGGCACGGGACGCGTTGGGGGACAAGGCTCCCGCCGAGCTGTCCGAGCTGATCGACGATGCCGGGCAGCACCTGCCGGCCTCGATCGGCCGCGTCCTGTCGGACTGGCCGAAGGTCGTGGCGTCATACAGCGGCGACGAGCAGGTCGTGAAGATCCGCGACAAGGAGATCCACACCGCGCTCACCAAGGAGTCGTTGTCCGGCAACAAGATTCGGCGGGTCGCACTGCCACGCTACCAGGACCACGGCGAGCTGCTGTCCTTCCTTCGGCGGGAGAACCTGCCCGGCTACTTCCCGTTCACGGCGGGTGTCTTCCCGTTCAAGCGGGACAACGAGGACCCGGCACGGATGTTCGCCGGCGAGGGCGACCCGTTCCGCACCAACCGGCGTTTCAAGCTGCTGTCGGAGGGACAGCCGGCGACCCGGCTGTCCACGGCGTTCGACTCGGTGACGCTCTACGGCCGTGACCCCGACCTGCGTCCCGACATCTACGGAAAGGTCGGCACCTCAGGCGTTTCCGTCGCCACGCTGGATGACATGAAGGCGCTGTACGACGGCTTCGACCTCACCTCCCCGTCGACGAGTGTGTCGATGACGATCAACGGTCCGGCGCCGACGATCCTGGCGTTCTTCCTCAACACGGTCATCGACCAGGAGCTCGCGAAGTTCGCCGAGGAGCAGGGCCGGGAGCCGAATGCCGACGAAGCGCAGGAGGTTCGGGCTCGCGCGCTCGCGACGGTGCGCGGCACCGTGCAGGCCGACATCCTCAAGGAGGACCAGGGACAGAACACCTGCCTGTTCTCCACCGAGTTCTCCCTGCGGATGATGGCAGACATCCAGGAATGGTTCATTGCCAACGCAGTTCGCAACTTCTACTCGGTGTCGATCAGCGGCTACCACATCGCCGAGGCGGGTGCGAACCCGATCAGTCAGCTCGCCTTCACGCTCGCCAACGGGTTCACCTACGTCGAGGCCTACCTCGCCCGCGGGATGGACATCGACGACTTCGCGCCCAACCTGTCGTTCTTCTTCTCCAACGGCATGGACCCGGAGTACTCCGTCATCGGCCGGGTCGCGCGCCGCATCTGGTCGGTCGCGATGCGGGACAAGTATGGCGCGGGCGAGCGCAGCCAGAAGCTGAAGTACCACGTGCAGACCTCCGGTCGGTCGCTGCACGCCCAGGAGATGCAGTTCAACGACATCCGGACCACGCTGCAGGCACTGATCGCGATCTACGACAACGCGAATTCGTTGCACACCAACGCTTTCGACGAGGCCGTCACGACGCCGTCGGCCGACTCGGTGCGGCGGGCGCTCGCCATACAGCTGATCATCAACCGCGAGTGGGGTCTGGCGGTGAACGAGAACCCGCTGCAGGGATCGTTCATCATCGACGAATTGACCGACCTGGTCGAGGAGGCCGTGCTCACCGAGTTCGACCGGATCTCGGAGCGCGGTGGCGTGCTGGGTGCGATGGAGACCGGCTATCAGCGCGGCCGGATCCAGGACGAGTCGATGCTCTACGAGCACCGCAAACACGACGGGTCGCTGCCGATCGTCGGCGTCAACACCTTCCGCAATCCGCACGAGGGTGAAGAAGCGAAAACCGTTGAATTGGCGCGTGCTTCGGAGACGGAGAAGGAGTCGCAGCTGTCGCGGGTGCACGCGTTCCAGCAGGAGCACAGCCAGGAGGCGCAGGAGGCGTTGGCCCGGTTGCGCGATGCCGCGACCAAGGGAGAGAACGTCTTCGCGGTGCTGATGGACGCCGCGCGGGTGTGTTCGCTCGGCCAGATCACCGACGCGTTCTTCGAGGTGGGCGGCCAGTACCGCCGCAACGTCTGA
- a CDS encoding MarR family transcriptional regulator gives MTADDSAQPASDWPTDLVAMAERQDLAPVQRVAAILHSFDVDRRVVESATSLSAADLRLLWLLSDGRPRTQREISTELNLEQSTVNRQVNAALRAGHLERLDAGSGAAQLTATTDGTRRYEEDVEALMGVMGAALAALGSEQERFLVMLATFVEAYRDAAGGRRR, from the coding sequence ATGACCGCCGACGACTCCGCCCAGCCGGCCAGCGACTGGCCGACCGACCTGGTCGCGATGGCCGAGCGGCAGGACCTGGCGCCCGTCCAGCGCGTGGCGGCGATCCTGCACTCGTTCGACGTCGATCGCCGGGTGGTCGAGAGCGCGACCAGCCTCAGTGCTGCCGACCTGCGCCTGCTGTGGCTGCTGTCCGACGGCCGGCCCCGCACCCAGCGGGAGATCTCCACCGAGCTGAACCTCGAGCAGTCGACCGTCAACCGGCAGGTCAACGCGGCACTGCGCGCCGGGCACCTCGAACGGCTGGACGCCGGCTCGGGCGCGGCGCAGCTGACGGCCACCACGGACGGCACGCGGCGCTACGAGGAGGACGTCGAAGCCCTGATGGGCGTCATGGGTGCCGCCCTCGCCGCCCTCGGATCCGAACAGGAACGTTTCCTGGTCATGCTGGCGACGTTCGTCGAGGCCTATCGCGACGCTGCGGGCGGCCGGCGGCGCTGA
- a CDS encoding helical backbone metal receptor — translation MAARRVVSLVPSITEALAATRPEALVGATDWCTHPAGLAVTRVRGTKNPNLDVIRALEPDVVVANKEENRELDVRRLRESGVTVWVSDIETVPAAFEAYDELFDQVLRWPRPDWLDVARALWSGALPPIRARVAVPIWRDPWMVVGARTFTGDLLRRLGFENVYGDADGRYPKAEAGEIDRSGADVILLPDEPYVFTADDGPEAFTTPTRLVSGRLITWYGPSMIEAHHRLSG, via the coding sequence ATGGCTGCTCGACGCGTCGTGTCACTGGTGCCCTCGATCACCGAGGCCCTGGCCGCCACCCGCCCTGAGGCGCTGGTCGGTGCGACCGACTGGTGCACGCATCCGGCCGGCCTGGCCGTCACGCGTGTCCGCGGGACCAAGAACCCGAACCTCGACGTCATCCGCGCGCTCGAACCCGATGTGGTCGTCGCCAACAAGGAGGAGAACCGCGAGCTCGACGTCCGGCGGCTACGTGAGTCCGGGGTGACCGTGTGGGTCAGCGACATCGAAACGGTGCCTGCGGCGTTCGAGGCGTATGACGAACTGTTCGACCAGGTCCTGCGCTGGCCGCGGCCGGACTGGCTGGACGTGGCGCGGGCGCTGTGGTCCGGCGCTCTGCCGCCGATACGCGCTCGCGTCGCCGTGCCGATCTGGCGCGACCCGTGGATGGTGGTCGGGGCGCGCACGTTCACCGGGGATCTGTTGCGCCGCCTGGGTTTCGAGAATGTGTATGGCGATGCCGACGGGCGTTATCCGAAGGCAGAAGCGGGCGAGATCGACCGCAGCGGCGCGGACGTCATACTCCTGCCGGACGAGCCGTACGTGTTCACCGCCGACGACGGGCCCGAGGCGTTCACCACTCCGACCCGGCTGGTCAGCGGCCGGCTGATCACGTGGTACGGCCCGTCGATGATCGAGGCGCATCACCGCCTCTCGGGGTGA
- a CDS encoding Lrp/AsnC family transcriptional regulator: protein MAHTAQILQHNEQYSADSDDRSGTMAAATQNPQPGAGLDGVDLAILAELSGNARITGAALAKRVGVAESTCAKRMQLLRERRIITGFTTQMDLAALGHPIQAVIAVRLASHNRDHVLRFHDTLTAIPGVLTVFHVAGENDYLLHVAVTSPEQLRDIVLDHINVHSGVQHTETQLVFSVMSGAGIFPGHPERR, encoded by the coding sequence ATGGCGCACACGGCGCAGATCCTGCAGCACAATGAGCAATACTCAGCAGATTCCGATGATCGGAGCGGCACGATGGCGGCGGCGACGCAGAATCCGCAACCCGGCGCAGGACTCGACGGCGTCGACCTGGCGATCCTCGCCGAGCTGTCCGGCAACGCACGCATCACCGGCGCGGCACTGGCCAAGCGCGTCGGTGTCGCCGAGTCGACCTGCGCGAAACGGATGCAGCTGCTGCGGGAGCGGCGGATCATCACCGGATTCACCACCCAGATGGACCTGGCCGCGCTGGGACACCCGATCCAGGCGGTGATCGCGGTGCGCCTGGCCAGCCACAACCGGGATCACGTGCTGCGCTTCCACGACACGCTCACCGCCATACCGGGCGTGCTCACGGTGTTCCACGTCGCCGGCGAGAACGACTATCTGCTGCACGTTGCCGTCACCAGCCCGGAGCAGCTGCGCGACATCGTGCTCGACCACATCAACGTGCACTCGGGTGTGCAGCACACCGAGACGCAACTCGTCTTCAGCGTCATGTCCGGCGCCGGCATCTTCCCCGGTCACCCCGAGAGGCGGTGA
- a CDS encoding trans-sulfuration enzyme family protein, which produces MTTALHFDSIATHAGRDGLAEQGVHVPPIDLSTTNPVPDLDASGLSYETMAGGGRPVTGGGNVYARLWNPTVARFEEGLAALEGTDEAVAFSSGMAAMTAVVLAAKGERGGRHVVAVRPLYGGTDHLLGSPLLDVETTYCTPDQVATAVRPDTCLVVVETPANPTLQLVDIAAITAAAGTAPVVVDNTFATPVLQTPAQLGASLVLHSATKFIGGHGDAIAGVVATSTPWAEALRRVRAITGGLLHPFAGYLLHRGLATLPLRVRAGQDSADKLVSWATDHPAIAEVFYPGLPECDPVGLIGRQMRGPGAMFALRLAGGYDAAARLVSNVRLFEHAVSLGGVTSLISHPASLTHRPVPADARPGADVVRVSIGLEDVEDLRADLDQALPAH; this is translated from the coding sequence ATGACGACAGCGCTGCACTTCGACTCGATCGCCACCCATGCCGGCCGGGACGGCCTCGCCGAGCAGGGGGTGCACGTCCCGCCGATCGACCTGTCGACCACCAACCCGGTTCCTGATCTGGACGCGAGCGGGCTGTCCTACGAGACGATGGCGGGCGGCGGGAGGCCCGTGACCGGCGGCGGCAATGTCTATGCGCGACTGTGGAATCCGACGGTCGCGCGCTTCGAGGAGGGACTTGCGGCACTGGAGGGCACCGACGAGGCGGTGGCGTTCTCCTCCGGGATGGCGGCGATGACAGCGGTCGTCCTGGCGGCCAAGGGCGAGCGCGGTGGGCGACACGTCGTCGCCGTCCGCCCGCTGTACGGCGGCACCGACCACCTGCTCGGCTCCCCGCTGCTGGATGTCGAGACGACCTATTGCACCCCGGACCAGGTGGCGACAGCGGTTCGGCCCGACACCTGCCTGGTCGTTGTGGAAACGCCCGCCAACCCGACACTGCAACTGGTCGACATCGCGGCGATCACCGCGGCGGCGGGCACGGCACCGGTCGTGGTCGACAACACCTTCGCGACGCCGGTGCTGCAGACCCCTGCGCAACTGGGAGCCTCGCTGGTGTTGCACAGCGCGACGAAATTCATTGGCGGACATGGGGATGCGATCGCCGGCGTGGTCGCGACGAGCACCCCGTGGGCGGAGGCACTGCGGCGAGTCCGGGCGATCACCGGCGGCCTGCTGCACCCGTTCGCCGGCTACCTGCTGCACCGCGGCCTCGCCACACTGCCGCTGCGAGTACGCGCCGGCCAGGACTCCGCGGACAAGCTGGTCAGCTGGGCGACCGACCACCCCGCGATCGCGGAGGTCTTCTACCCGGGGCTGCCCGAGTGCGACCCAGTTGGCCTCATCGGCCGCCAGATGCGTGGTCCGGGAGCGATGTTCGCACTCCGCCTCGCCGGTGGGTATGACGCGGCAGCGCGTCTCGTGAGCAACGTCCGCCTCTTCGAGCACGCCGTCTCGCTCGGCGGTGTCACGTCGCTGATCTCCCACCCCGCGTCGCTGACCCACCGCCCCGTCCCCGCCGACGCACGACCGGGCGCCGACGTGGTCCGGGTGTCGATCGGCCTGGAGGACGTCGAGGACCTGCGCGCCGACCTGGACCAAGCCCTCCCTGCCCACTGA